A part of Maridesulfovibrio hydrothermalis AM13 = DSM 14728 genomic DNA contains:
- a CDS encoding sulfite exporter TauE/SafE family protein, with translation MGFFNQWGKFMMAGAGYMARWEIDNAKAIMGSKKLRAVLGLMLIPVILGGIAFASDIAPVLPDLLGGKKAYSPAFYSLGIFIVSIAIGMGAGLITGCIGAGGGFIIAPALMSAGIKGILAVGTDLFHIFAKAMMGSVIHRKMGNVSVPLAGVFLIGAIVGATAGGVINRVLYEINPVLSDAFITTVYSLMLGFLGTYAMMDYLKARKSGFSGDAHGGGEGTELGGVAKSLQSINFPPMVKFDQDLTPGGRQISWIFLVLSGALVGLAAGIMGVGGGFLTFPIFVYVLGVSSMTTVGTDIFQIVFTAGFASISQYAIYGFIFYTLAMGMLLGSLLGIQIGALVTKVVPGVTIRGFYAMAVLAGFVNRIFALPGKLGEMGYIPISASLGDTLNTIGIWAFFIVIGGFSIWVIGTFLKNLKNLKVEEAH, from the coding sequence ATGGGTTTTTTCAATCAATGGGGTAAGTTTATGATGGCGGGGGCCGGTTACATGGCCCGGTGGGAAATCGATAATGCCAAGGCAATTATGGGCAGTAAGAAACTGCGCGCGGTACTTGGTCTTATGCTCATTCCCGTCATTCTCGGCGGTATCGCTTTTGCCAGTGATATTGCTCCGGTACTTCCTGACCTGCTTGGCGGTAAGAAGGCATACAGCCCTGCTTTTTACAGTTTAGGCATTTTTATAGTTTCGATCGCCATCGGTATGGGCGCGGGACTTATCACAGGCTGTATCGGTGCAGGTGGTGGTTTTATCATTGCTCCTGCATTAATGAGTGCCGGAATTAAAGGTATTCTAGCCGTTGGTACTGATCTTTTCCATATTTTCGCCAAGGCGATGATGGGCAGTGTTATTCACCGTAAAATGGGTAACGTTTCTGTTCCGCTTGCAGGCGTGTTTCTGATCGGCGCAATTGTCGGTGCAACCGCCGGCGGAGTTATCAACCGTGTATTGTACGAAATCAATCCCGTACTTTCTGACGCATTTATTACTACTGTATATTCCCTCATGCTCGGTTTTCTCGGAACATACGCGATGATGGATTACCTGAAAGCCCGCAAGTCCGGTTTCAGCGGTGATGCACACGGCGGCGGTGAAGGTACTGAGCTGGGCGGCGTGGCTAAGTCTCTACAATCCATCAACTTTCCCCCTATGGTGAAGTTTGATCAGGATCTGACCCCCGGCGGACGCCAGATCTCATGGATCTTTCTGGTGCTTTCCGGTGCTCTGGTCGGCCTTGCAGCGGGTATCATGGGTGTCGGCGGTGGATTTCTGACCTTCCCGATCTTTGTATATGTACTCGGCGTATCGTCTATGACCACCGTAGGTACTGACATCTTCCAGATTGTTTTTACCGCAGGTTTTGCATCGATCAGTCAGTATGCAATTTACGGGTTTATCTTTTACACACTTGCAATGGGCATGCTGCTGGGATCTCTGCTAGGTATTCAGATTGGTGCTTTGGTCACCAAGGTTGTCCCCGGTGTTACCATCCGCGGCTTTTACGCAATGGCAGTACTTGCAGGTTTTGTTAACCGTATCTTTGCCTTGCCGGGTAAGCTGGGTGAAATGGGATATATTCCTATATCAGCGTCACTTGGAGATACTCTTAATACCATAGGTATCTGGGCGTTTTTCATAGTAATCGGCGGATTCTCCATATGGGTAATCGGAACTTTCCTGAAGAATCTAAAGAATCTCAAGGTTGAGGAGGCACACTAA
- a CDS encoding PAS domain-containing sensor histidine kinase, whose protein sequence is MNLQEYYDTIMQLSHGIVVTLDLNGEIIHGNSRLESLTGYSMKELAGQDWFETFVSSEKRNESRKEVFEKSRDKDISKVSGAISTKDGDKVYIDWNLKPLTDSNGRIISILCVGQDVTAHMLRQKGLLRERFTLIERNKELNCLYEISRLGGDMKLGLKETLKNIVNLLPSGFQHPDKTHIRLRMGSLSWQTEGYKKTEDILVEPIYTSKDIRGALTVAVESQGDNRKGESAFIDDEKDLLTTAAQQIAIIVSKKEIKSAKLELENQLRQADRLAKIGQFSAGVAHEINEPLANILGYAQLALQTPELPDQVQMDLGNIVDSSLHAREIIKKIMFFSRQLPPQLLPTNLNDTISQALRITETAAKRNSINIICDFDENLPPVPADPQHIKQVIVNLAANAIQAMGEGGTLTIKTLNNKNDVYVIVEDNGPGIPPEELKQIFNPFYTTKDVDKGTGLGLSVVLGIVKAHKGFIQVHSEPGEGTRFEIVFPCLQNNLTDD, encoded by the coding sequence ATGAACCTTCAGGAATATTACGACACTATAATGCAGCTCAGCCACGGCATAGTGGTTACTCTCGATTTAAATGGAGAGATTATTCACGGCAATTCTCGATTGGAATCCCTTACCGGTTATTCCATGAAAGAGCTTGCCGGACAGGATTGGTTTGAGACTTTTGTATCGTCAGAGAAGCGTAACGAATCTCGCAAGGAAGTCTTTGAAAAGAGCAGAGACAAAGATATATCCAAGGTCTCAGGGGCAATCAGTACCAAAGACGGGGATAAAGTTTATATAGACTGGAATCTTAAACCGCTGACTGATTCCAATGGCAGGATTATCAGTATCCTTTGTGTAGGTCAGGACGTGACCGCGCATATGCTGCGCCAGAAAGGACTTCTGCGTGAAAGGTTTACCCTTATCGAACGTAATAAGGAGCTTAACTGCCTTTACGAGATAAGCAGGCTGGGCGGTGACATGAAGCTGGGGCTTAAAGAAACTTTGAAAAACATAGTTAATCTTCTGCCGTCCGGTTTTCAGCATCCGGATAAAACGCATATCCGGTTACGCATGGGAAGTTTAAGCTGGCAAACGGAAGGTTATAAAAAGACAGAGGATATTCTGGTTGAACCTATTTATACCAGCAAGGATATTCGCGGGGCTTTGACTGTTGCAGTTGAATCGCAGGGAGACAACCGCAAGGGGGAGTCTGCTTTTATTGATGATGAAAAAGATCTTTTGACCACAGCTGCGCAGCAGATTGCAATCATTGTTTCTAAAAAGGAAATTAAATCCGCAAAACTGGAGCTTGAAAACCAGCTCCGTCAGGCGGACCGGTTGGCAAAAATAGGGCAGTTTTCAGCCGGGGTGGCTCATGAAATCAATGAACCTCTGGCAAATATTCTGGGCTATGCCCAGCTTGCCTTGCAGACACCTGAACTGCCGGATCAGGTACAGATGGACTTGGGAAATATTGTAGATTCCTCGTTGCATGCACGTGAAATTATTAAAAAGATAATGTTTTTCAGCCGCCAGTTACCGCCGCAGTTGTTGCCTACTAATCTTAATGACACCATCAGTCAGGCTTTGCGGATTACTGAAACGGCAGCTAAACGGAACAGTATTAATATTATCTGTGATTTTGATGAAAACCTCCCTCCGGTTCCGGCTGACCCGCAACACATCAAGCAGGTTATTGTGAATCTGGCTGCCAACGCCATTCAGGCTATGGGAGAGGGAGGGACTTTAACAATAAAAACCCTCAATAATAAAAATGATGTCTATGTCATAGTGGAAGATAATGGACCGGGCATTCCGCCGGAAGAGCTGAAACAGATTTTCAATCCTTTTTATACAACTAAAGATGTAGATAAAGGAACAGGACTTGGCCTTTCAGTCGTGCTTGGGATTGTGAAGGCCCATAAGGGATTCATTCAGGTTCATAGCGAGCCGGGTGAAGGAACGCGTTTTGAAATTGTTTTTCCCTGCTTGCAGAATAACTTAACGGACGATTAA
- a CDS encoding sigma-54-dependent transcriptional regulator — protein MSEKIKILAVDDSKSTLEVLKRNLESSGYEVLTSLRVDEALPLLDEYDIDIVITDFRMPQATGLDLIKHVRDNHRDVEIMMITGYPSISGAVEAIKDGAGEYLPKPFTAEELLTAMDRIVARVNRRKVVKSAESSEENYGIIGNSPEMQLVFRRIGKAASTSANVLITGDSGTGKELVARAVHYHSDRRAAPFVPVNCAAIPDSLVESELFGHVKGAFTGAKDARAGFFEIANGGTVFLDEIGDASPNMQAKLLRVLQSKEFCKVGSSVVHTVDTRILAATHKKLKMLVDEGSFREDLYYRLNVVDIPVPSLAGRGDDILTLIRDFLVKFSTSMQRPTPGITDEALQALRKHSWPGNVRELENLIQRLVVIVDHDPIEVTDLPESMRFSLPVDGRVDRSLAEMERDHIKNVLAMTNNNKTRAAEILGINRKTLREKLKRMGAN, from the coding sequence ATGAGCGAAAAAATAAAAATACTTGCAGTGGATGACAGCAAAAGCACTCTGGAAGTGCTTAAAAGAAATCTTGAATCAAGCGGTTACGAGGTGCTTACCTCTTTGCGGGTTGATGAGGCCCTGCCGCTGCTTGATGAATACGATATAGATATTGTCATTACTGATTTCCGGATGCCTCAGGCTACCGGTCTGGATTTGATCAAACATGTACGCGATAATCATCGCGACGTGGAAATAATGATGATCACCGGCTATCCGTCAATATCCGGTGCGGTTGAGGCTATTAAGGATGGTGCAGGGGAATACCTGCCCAAGCCTTTTACCGCCGAAGAGCTGCTCACCGCAATGGACCGTATTGTGGCGCGGGTTAACAGGCGTAAAGTCGTAAAATCAGCTGAAAGCAGTGAAGAGAATTACGGAATTATCGGCAATTCACCGGAAATGCAGCTTGTGTTCAGACGTATCGGCAAGGCTGCCAGCACCAGTGCCAATGTGCTTATCACCGGGGATTCCGGAACTGGTAAAGAGCTGGTTGCGCGGGCTGTGCACTATCACAGTGATCGCAGGGCGGCTCCTTTTGTCCCGGTTAACTGCGCGGCTATTCCTGATTCGTTGGTTGAAAGTGAACTTTTCGGGCATGTAAAAGGAGCTTTTACCGGAGCGAAGGATGCGCGTGCAGGGTTCTTTGAAATCGCCAATGGCGGCACGGTTTTTCTTGATGAAATAGGTGATGCCAGTCCGAACATGCAGGCCAAGCTTTTGCGGGTTTTGCAGTCCAAGGAATTTTGCAAAGTCGGCTCAAGCGTGGTCCATACCGTGGATACCCGTATTCTGGCCGCAACACATAAAAAATTGAAAATGCTTGTTGATGAAGGTTCATTTCGTGAGGATCTTTATTATCGTTTGAATGTCGTTGATATACCGGTTCCATCCCTCGCAGGGAGAGGTGATGATATTCTGACTTTGATCAGAGATTTTCTGGTTAAATTCTCCACTTCCATGCAGCGGCCCACACCCGGAATAACTGATGAAGCTCTGCAAGCGTTACGTAAGCATTCGTGGCCCGGAAATGTACGTGAACTGGAAAATCTTATTCAGCGGCTGGTCGTGATAGTAGATCATGATCCTATCGAAGTAACAGACCTGCCCGAAAGCATGCGTTTTAGCCTTCCCGTAGATGGGCGGGTTGACCGGTCTCTTGCAGAGATGGAACGCGATCATATCAAAAACGTGCTCGCCATGACCAACAACAATAAGACGCGCGCTGCCGAGATACTTGGAATCAACCGCAAAACACTGCGTGAAAAGTTAAAGCGGATGGGGGCGAATTAG
- a CDS encoding BON domain-containing protein, with product MMKISYAIFLITVFIMQNVSAHAGFTPYGRIYKAAKDDRAYLTQAQDSRLQLKLRKSLFLKDSSTLMSISSYVFLGHGFLVGETESETVREELIESAKKVSGLSGISFYLPVKNADQAVSETSSALEIKLGGMFEPDYPSSKLTIKVVQNAVVVLGILAPEEQKKVLESLKKISGSNKIINFLQAPVPGESKRQRRRPLRDLFN from the coding sequence ATGATGAAGATTTCTTACGCAATTTTTCTGATTACAGTTTTTATTATGCAGAATGTTTCGGCGCATGCAGGTTTTACGCCTTATGGCAGGATCTATAAAGCAGCAAAAGATGACCGCGCATATTTGACACAGGCGCAGGACAGCCGGCTGCAACTGAAACTGCGTAAATCACTGTTCCTTAAAGATTCATCTACTTTGATGAGCATAAGCAGCTATGTTTTTCTCGGGCACGGTTTTCTAGTGGGAGAGACTGAAAGTGAAACCGTGCGTGAAGAGTTGATCGAATCAGCTAAAAAGGTATCCGGGCTTAGCGGGATAAGTTTTTATCTGCCTGTGAAGAATGCAGATCAAGCTGTATCTGAAACCTCATCTGCTCTTGAAATCAAACTGGGCGGGATGTTTGAACCGGATTATCCTTCATCGAAGTTGACCATAAAAGTAGTACAAAATGCTGTTGTTGTCCTCGGGATTCTTGCGCCCGAAGAACAGAAGAAGGTCTTAGAATCTTTAAAAAAAATATCCGGCTCAAACAAAATAATCAATTTTCTTCAAGCCCCTGTCCCGGGGGAATCCAAAAGGCAGCGCAGAAGGCCGCTTCGAGATCTGTTTAACTAG
- a CDS encoding TIGR03905 family TSCPD domain-containing protein, whose translation MENITIQPNIMTPPESLTTPAGTEIFIPKGVCAKQINFAVEDGKLSYLNFTGGCDGNLKAVSALTEGMELEDIIRKLSGITCGKKSTSCPDQLCCALREYINEKE comes from the coding sequence ATGGAAAATATCACCATACAGCCAAACATTATGACTCCTCCCGAAAGCCTCACCACTCCAGCAGGCACAGAAATTTTCATCCCGAAAGGTGTATGTGCAAAGCAGATCAACTTTGCAGTTGAAGATGGAAAGCTGAGCTACCTCAACTTTACAGGCGGCTGCGATGGAAATCTCAAGGCTGTGTCAGCACTTACTGAAGGGATGGAACTGGAGGATATCATCAGAAAATTAAGCGGCATTACCTGTGGCAAAAAGAGCACATCATGTCCGGACCAGCTGTGCTGCGCCCTGCGCGAATATATTAATGAAAAAGAATAG
- a CDS encoding radical SAM/SPASM family putative metalloenzyme maturase: MPVSIEIQGEKEKMKDLIAPAKLSYPTRLQVEVTTRCNMRCAMCVKSAAGSDIVEDNLNFEMFRKLGPALEHCEALVLNGIGEPLLNPELAEMAAFARKRMPDNGWIGFQTNGLLFTEEVAERLVCAGVDTFCISVDSLEAGGSGGELHGQTSVERLARTFALLRGAGEKCGRKINLGVEFVLMAETAAQLPAVIDWAAGQGAGFVIGSHVLAHDKSIQGQSLFNPNTRKATAIFDKWQSRAKESGLDLHDYYKIVWKFLKTEPEKILAGLVKRMLTEAKEQGIWVHFRSLLDWDKRGRSGDGNAISDIFQRAEILAVELGVELRLPPLMALDDLHCRFVEGGAAFVTSQGDVSPCQFLWHGYTCYLDGSEKQVKSRLFGNLAENDFAEIWRSASYADFRSAVLEYDYPYCSNCPLVPCDDIRGSSYDFEADCHGAVVPCGHCPWAMGGLQCLL, from the coding sequence ATGCCAGTCTCCATAGAAATTCAGGGTGAAAAAGAGAAAATGAAAGATTTGATTGCTCCTGCAAAGCTGTCTTATCCAACCAGATTGCAGGTCGAAGTTACCACCCGCTGCAATATGCGGTGTGCGATGTGTGTTAAATCAGCCGCAGGCAGCGATATTGTTGAAGATAATTTGAATTTCGAGATGTTTAGAAAATTAGGCCCTGCTTTGGAGCATTGCGAGGCCCTTGTTTTGAACGGTATAGGGGAGCCGCTGCTTAACCCTGAACTGGCTGAGATGGCTGCTTTTGCGCGTAAACGTATGCCGGATAATGGCTGGATTGGGTTTCAGACTAATGGGCTTTTGTTTACTGAAGAAGTTGCAGAGCGGCTTGTCTGTGCGGGGGTGGATACGTTTTGTATTTCAGTTGACTCCCTCGAAGCCGGTGGTAGCGGGGGCGAGCTTCACGGGCAGACCAGTGTGGAGCGTCTGGCCCGGACTTTTGCTCTGCTGCGGGGGGCCGGTGAAAAATGCGGGCGTAAAATAAACCTAGGTGTTGAGTTTGTTTTGATGGCTGAAACCGCAGCTCAGTTGCCAGCGGTTATCGATTGGGCGGCAGGGCAGGGAGCCGGATTTGTGATCGGTTCGCATGTTCTTGCTCATGATAAATCCATACAGGGACAGTCTCTTTTTAATCCCAACACCCGTAAGGCCACGGCCATTTTTGATAAGTGGCAAAGTCGTGCTAAAGAGTCGGGCCTTGATTTGCATGATTATTATAAAATCGTCTGGAAATTTTTGAAAACAGAACCGGAAAAGATACTTGCCGGACTGGTCAAGAGGATGCTGACCGAGGCAAAGGAGCAAGGTATCTGGGTGCATTTTCGCAGTTTACTGGATTGGGATAAACGGGGTCGGTCCGGTGACGGCAATGCCATATCTGACATTTTTCAGCGTGCTGAGATATTGGCAGTGGAGCTTGGTGTTGAGTTACGCCTTCCGCCGCTTATGGCTTTGGATGATTTGCATTGTCGTTTTGTTGAGGGGGGAGCTGCTTTTGTCACTTCGCAGGGTGATGTCAGTCCCTGTCAGTTTTTATGGCACGGCTACACCTGTTATCTGGATGGCAGTGAAAAGCAGGTGAAGTCCCGTCTTTTCGGGAACCTTGCAGAAAATGATTTTGCTGAAATATGGCGCAGTGCTTCCTACGCAGATTTCCGCAGTGCAGTGCTTGAATATGATTATCCGTACTGTTCAAACTGCCCGCTTGTGCCTTGTGATGATATCAGGGGCAGCTCATATGATTTTGAAGCTGACTGTCATGGGGCTGTTGTTCCTTGCGGACATTGTCCGTGGGCTATGGGAGGATTACAGTGTTTGCTGTAA
- a CDS encoding S41 family peptidase, with amino-acid sequence MSFLGAYDAFHAQISEQYAFGEWKNVDWSGINNSIRPKIVLADAANSEDDYVTALLEYTRSIPDGHVHWGDKMAFFISTINNASYGFGMIGLDNGQVIANVVTAGGPAALGGMSVGDVILEWNDVPIATALTQASNLWRPNPASIATNELSLLEKYRALVLDPVNTVSKVKFSKSDGSGTVTAVLTALADGNAILNTTKLWNEVDGANLITYKVLPSGYGYIMVGALEDENVSEKELSAKFKEAMVYLTDRDVPGLIIDLRGNSGGSDDLAAEISGYFYSQRTIYEYQSFYNALTGQFEVIVPNAAGDGIIDRNRPLYIVPQLPQFTRNVVAIVNPDSVSSAEGVAMTIKNLPQGHVVSIYGTNGSFGMTGGKALMPRSYEIEFPHGRSLDKNGEIQLDSKDGIGGVTPDILVPRTSANMIDYANRVDVELKAAVAYLQGL; translated from the coding sequence ATGAGCTTTTTAGGGGCTTATGATGCCTTTCATGCGCAAATCTCAGAGCAGTATGCCTTTGGAGAGTGGAAAAATGTAGACTGGAGCGGGATAAATAATAGCATCCGGCCTAAAATAGTTCTCGCTGACGCTGCCAATAGTGAAGACGACTATGTTACAGCACTGCTTGAATATACCAGATCCATACCGGATGGACATGTTCACTGGGGTGATAAGATGGCATTTTTTATTAGTACTATAAATAATGCCAGTTATGGGTTTGGGATGATCGGTCTTGATAATGGTCAGGTGATTGCTAATGTTGTTACCGCTGGAGGGCCGGCTGCGCTTGGAGGGATGAGTGTTGGCGATGTGATTTTAGAGTGGAATGACGTTCCTATTGCAACTGCTTTAACACAGGCTTCAAATCTGTGGCGTCCTAACCCTGCATCAATTGCAACAAATGAGCTTTCACTTCTCGAAAAATATAGAGCACTTGTCCTTGATCCTGTGAATACAGTGAGCAAAGTAAAATTTTCAAAATCAGACGGATCGGGAACGGTTACAGCAGTACTGACAGCACTGGCCGATGGCAATGCTATTTTAAATACCACTAAATTGTGGAACGAAGTTGATGGAGCAAACCTGATTACATACAAAGTGCTTCCTAGCGGATACGGCTATATTATGGTGGGCGCACTGGAAGATGAAAATGTTTCTGAGAAGGAGCTTTCTGCCAAATTCAAAGAAGCAATGGTCTACTTAACAGATAGGGACGTTCCGGGATTGATCATTGATCTTCGTGGGAACAGTGGAGGATCTGATGATCTGGCTGCCGAAATTTCCGGCTATTTTTATTCCCAGAGAACCATCTATGAGTATCAAAGTTTTTATAACGCTCTGACCGGACAATTTGAAGTTATTGTTCCCAATGCTGCCGGTGATGGTATTATCGATAGAAATAGGCCTTTATATATTGTTCCGCAGCTTCCCCAGTTCACTCGTAATGTAGTGGCTATTGTGAACCCTGACAGTGTCAGCTCGGCAGAAGGTGTTGCCATGACAATTAAAAATCTGCCACAGGGACATGTGGTAAGCATCTATGGCACTAACGGGTCTTTCGGTATGACAGGTGGAAAGGCGTTGATGCCCCGTAGTTATGAAATTGAATTTCCTCACGGCCGCTCCCTTGATAAAAACGGGGAGATTCAACTGGACAGCAAAGACGGAATCGGCGGTGTAACTCCGGATATCCTTGTTCCACGTACTTCTGCTAATATGATTGATTATGCGAACAGAGTAGATGTAGAATTGAAAGCTGCTGTCGCATATCTGCAAGGGTTGTAA
- a CDS encoding helix-turn-helix transcriptional regulator → MPRSLTRLPSADTLSPYVLAAVDHILEHFSTIYSIEEVSGAIGCNYHTLRGRFRRETGLTMKKYLSLVRLEKSCELLQDPVIQVKEIAWKVGYNNESHFTQVFRQTFGRQPSIYRSILLSRRLATVFGEIHSE, encoded by the coding sequence TTGCCCAGATCTCTTACTCGCCTACCGTCGGCAGATACGCTTAGCCCATATGTGCTTGCAGCTGTTGATCATATCTTGGAACATTTTTCGACTATTTACTCCATTGAAGAGGTCTCAGGGGCTATTGGTTGTAATTATCACACCTTACGGGGACGTTTCCGCCGTGAAACTGGTTTGACGATGAAAAAATATCTCAGTTTAGTGCGTCTGGAAAAATCTTGTGAGCTTCTGCAAGACCCTGTAATTCAAGTCAAAGAGATCGCATGGAAGGTCGGCTATAATAATGAAAGCCATTTCACGCAGGTTTTCCGCCAGACCTTTGGGCGTCAACCCTCTATATACCGCTCAATTCTTCTCAGCAGACGTCTTGCGACTGTTTTTGGTGAGATTCATTCTGAATAG